A region from the Hypericibacter adhaerens genome encodes:
- a CDS encoding universal stress protein, translating into MGYATLMVHVSLSSSNDAVLRVAATLAEQFKAHVIGVAACRPIQISYGDGYASGDLLAAQQTEIENDMKAAEASFRTALEGKASGLEWRSAVSFEPLAGFATAQARAADLVVTGPSRGGSPFNASASVDIGDLVMSVGRPVLVVPPNIEALELNHAMLGWKESRETRRVATDALPLLKKAARVTVVEIVPEDGLASAQDRLQDVAGWFKRHGIAAEPLAVVAGRDDAAQLDAIAQENQVDLLVAGAYGHNRLREWMLGGVTYDLLLQPSVCSLLSH; encoded by the coding sequence ATGGGTTACGCCACCTTGATGGTGCATGTGAGTCTGAGTTCTTCCAACGACGCCGTGCTGCGTGTCGCCGCCACGCTGGCCGAGCAGTTCAAGGCGCATGTCATCGGTGTCGCCGCCTGCCGGCCGATTCAGATTTCCTATGGCGACGGCTATGCGTCGGGCGATCTGCTGGCCGCCCAGCAGACCGAGATCGAGAACGACATGAAGGCCGCGGAGGCAAGCTTCCGGACGGCTCTCGAGGGCAAGGCTTCCGGCCTGGAGTGGCGCTCGGCGGTGAGCTTCGAGCCCCTGGCCGGTTTCGCCACGGCGCAGGCACGCGCCGCCGATCTCGTGGTGACGGGGCCGAGCCGCGGCGGATCGCCCTTCAATGCGTCGGCAAGCGTGGATATCGGCGACCTGGTCATGAGCGTGGGGCGCCCCGTCCTGGTCGTGCCCCCGAATATCGAAGCGCTGGAGCTGAACCATGCCATGCTCGGCTGGAAGGAAAGCCGCGAGACCCGCCGCGTCGCCACCGATGCCCTGCCGCTCCTGAAGAAAGCGGCGCGCGTGACGGTGGTCGAGATCGTCCCCGAAGACGGTCTCGCGTCGGCCCAGGATCGCCTCCAGGATGTCGCCGGATGGTTCAAGCGCCATGGCATCGCGGCGGAGCCCCTGGCGGTGGTCGCCGGCCGGGACGATGCCGCGCAGCTCGATGCCATCGCGCAGGAGAATCAGGTCGACCTCCTCGTCGCGGGCGCCTATGGGCATAATCGCCTGCGCGAATGGATGCTCGGCGGCGTGACCTACGATCTCCTGCTGCAGCCGAGCGTCTGCTCGCTGCTGTCGCACTGA
- a CDS encoding maleate cis-trans isomerase family protein, producing the protein MNETALRRPATGPINKTHMKFALDGGVASRCRIGLIVLATDHTIEAEWRQVIRLPGVAVYESRIQNSPEINPETLAAMEKDLGKAASVILPGIELDVIGYGCTSASVVMGEETVARRIQEARPGVAVTNPITAAITGMKKLGARRIALLTPYIEAVNQRFRGYIEGRGLEVTVMGSFNHENDNEVARISTASIRDAMIELAQEPTVDGIFVSCTSLRVADIVEEVEQKIGKPVTSSNLALAWHCLRLAGIEDRLPGYGQLFRS; encoded by the coding sequence ATGAACGAGACCGCGCTGCGCCGGCCCGCCACCGGCCCGATCAACAAGACCCATATGAAATTCGCGCTCGATGGCGGCGTGGCCAGCCGCTGCCGCATCGGGCTCATCGTGCTCGCGACCGACCACACGATCGAGGCCGAATGGCGGCAGGTGATCCGTCTGCCGGGGGTGGCGGTCTATGAGAGCCGGATCCAGAACTCGCCCGAGATCAACCCCGAGACGCTGGCCGCGATGGAGAAGGACCTCGGCAAAGCTGCCTCGGTGATCCTGCCGGGGATCGAGCTCGACGTGATCGGCTATGGCTGCACCTCGGCCTCGGTGGTCATGGGCGAAGAGACGGTGGCCAGGCGGATCCAGGAGGCGCGGCCGGGCGTGGCCGTCACCAACCCGATCACGGCCGCGATCACCGGCATGAAGAAGCTCGGCGCCCGGCGGATCGCGCTGCTGACGCCCTATATCGAGGCGGTCAATCAGCGCTTCCGCGGCTATATCGAGGGGCGCGGGCTCGAGGTCACGGTCATGGGCTCCTTCAACCATGAGAACGACAACGAGGTGGCGCGGATCAGCACCGCCTCGATCCGCGACGCGATGATCGAACTGGCCCAGGAACCGACGGTCGACGGCATCTTCGTCTCCTGCACCAGCCTGCGGGTGGCCGACATCGTCGAGGAAGTCGAGCAGAAGATCGGCAAGCCGGTGACCTCCAGCAACCTGGCCCTGGCCTGGCATTGCCTGCGGCTCGCCGGGATCGAGGATCGGCTCCCCGGCTACGGACAGCTGTTCCGAAGCTGA
- a CDS encoding CocE/NonD family hydrolase produces the protein MKFIPAKFRKAPPVRRVREIPNLWIPLSDGTRLAARVWLPEDAEADPVPAILECIPYRKRDGTVWRDEAMHPYIASHGYAVLRIDLRGSGDSDGILDDEYMAEEQTDLVEAIGWVAGQSWCSGHCGMTGISWGGFNALQVAARRPPALKAIITIDSTDDRYSDDVHYMGGAMLHDNFAWASAMYAYLSQPPDPLLAGEGWRATWLDRLQRARFWLRQWLQHQRRDGYWRHGSVCESYRDITCAVYAVGGWEDGYSNAVPRLLEGLQTPAKGLIGPWGHALPHSAYPGPSIGFLQECLRWWDHWLKGIETGIMREPRYRVWMNESFRPAAFAESREGRWVAEAGWPSAHVTMRPFHLSAAGLTDAPGEPAVLSIQSPLTTGTGSLEWCSYGGRGGDLPTDQRGDDADSLCFDSAPLPGRLEILGAPVLELAFSSDKPVATICVRLCDIWPDGASARVTFTLFNLTHRDGHAAPTALVPDQQYRVRIPLNHVAHAFAAGHRLRLAISTAYWPMMWPAPERATLTVHAADCRFELPVRPPQEADGQLPAFAPPAMAPGPREEGMRPDSTRRRVETNVAKGETIVTMVKDAGATRLLDIDLAVDTDAVETYRIRHDDPASAEGMTRYRQKLGRGDWQIETRTTTSLKLTATQFLVSAELEAFEGGERIFCRNESFTIPRDLV, from the coding sequence GTGAAGTTCATCCCTGCCAAGTTCCGCAAGGCGCCGCCGGTCCGGCGTGTCCGCGAGATCCCCAATCTCTGGATTCCGCTGAGCGACGGCACGCGCCTGGCGGCGCGGGTCTGGCTGCCGGAGGATGCCGAGGCCGACCCGGTGCCGGCCATCCTCGAATGCATTCCCTACCGCAAGCGCGACGGCACGGTCTGGCGCGACGAGGCGATGCATCCCTATATCGCCAGCCATGGCTACGCGGTCCTGCGCATCGATCTGCGCGGCTCGGGCGATTCCGACGGCATCCTCGACGACGAATATATGGCCGAGGAGCAGACCGACCTGGTCGAGGCCATCGGCTGGGTTGCGGGGCAGAGCTGGTGCAGCGGTCACTGCGGCATGACCGGCATCTCCTGGGGCGGCTTCAACGCGCTCCAGGTGGCGGCGCGCCGGCCGCCGGCCCTCAAGGCGATCATCACCATCGATTCCACCGACGACCGCTACAGCGACGACGTCCATTACATGGGCGGCGCCATGCTGCACGACAATTTCGCCTGGGCCTCGGCGATGTATGCCTATCTCTCGCAGCCGCCCGATCCGCTGCTGGCGGGCGAGGGCTGGCGCGCGACCTGGCTCGACCGGCTGCAGCGGGCGCGCTTCTGGCTGCGGCAATGGCTGCAGCATCAGCGCCGCGACGGCTATTGGCGTCACGGGTCGGTCTGCGAGAGCTATCGCGACATCACCTGCGCGGTCTATGCCGTGGGCGGCTGGGAGGATGGCTACAGCAACGCGGTGCCGCGCCTGCTGGAGGGCCTGCAGACGCCGGCCAAGGGATTGATCGGCCCCTGGGGCCACGCGCTGCCGCACAGCGCCTATCCGGGGCCTTCGATCGGGTTCCTGCAGGAATGCCTGCGCTGGTGGGATCACTGGCTCAAGGGTATCGAGACGGGGATCATGCGCGAGCCGCGCTACCGGGTCTGGATGAACGAGAGCTTCCGGCCGGCCGCCTTCGCCGAGAGCCGCGAGGGCCGCTGGGTCGCCGAAGCCGGCTGGCCCAGCGCCCATGTCACGATGCGGCCCTTCCATTTGTCCGCGGCGGGATTGACCGACGCACCCGGCGAGCCGGCCGTTCTTTCGATCCAGTCGCCGCTGACGACCGGCACGGGCAGTCTCGAATGGTGCTCTTATGGCGGGCGCGGCGGCGACCTGCCGACCGACCAGCGCGGCGACGATGCGGACTCGCTCTGCTTCGACAGCGCGCCGCTACCGGGCCGTCTCGAGATCCTGGGCGCGCCGGTGCTGGAGCTCGCCTTCAGCAGCGACAAGCCGGTGGCGACGATCTGCGTCCGGCTCTGCGACATCTGGCCGGACGGCGCTTCGGCACGCGTGACCTTCACGCTCTTCAACCTGACGCATCGCGACGGCCATGCCGCGCCGACGGCGCTGGTCCCGGACCAGCAATACCGGGTCCGGATTCCGCTCAACCATGTCGCCCATGCGTTCGCCGCCGGCCATCGCCTGCGCCTCGCGATCTCCACCGCCTATTGGCCGATGATGTGGCCGGCGCCCGAGCGCGCGACCCTCACGGTCCATGCCGCGGATTGCCGCTTCGAGCTGCCGGTGCGCCCGCCGCAGGAGGCGGACGGGCAGCTTCCCGCCTTCGCGCCGCCGGCGATGGCGCCCGGTCCGCGCGAAGAGGGGATGCGTCCCGACAGCACGCGCCGGCGCGTCGAGACCAATGTCGCCAAGGGCGAGACGATCGTGACGATGGTGAAGGATGCGGGCGCCACCAGGCTTCTCGACATCGATCTCGCCGTGGACACCGACGCGGTCGAGACCTATCGCATCCGCCACGACGACCCCGCCAGCGCCGAGGGCATGACCCGCTACCGGCAGAAGCTCGGCCGCGGCGACTGGCAGATCGAGACCCGGACCACGACCAGCCTCAAGCTGACCGCGACGCAGTTCCTGGTCAGCGCCGAGCTGGAAGCCTTCGAGGGCGGCGAACGCATCTTCTGCCGCAACGAGAGCTTCACCATCCCGCGCGATCTGGTCTGA